In the Gammaproteobacteria bacterium genome, one interval contains:
- a CDS encoding type II toxin-antitoxin system Phd/YefM family antitoxin codes for MRIVNVHEAKTHLSRLLDQAAKGEPFIIAKAGKPLVKVMAVDAPEPQDVRRLGFLAGQIAV; via the coding sequence ATGCGCATCGTCAACGTCCACGAGGCCAAGACCCATCTATCACGGCTGTTGGATCAAGCCGCCAAGGGCGAGCCCTTCATCATCGCCAAAGCGGGCAAACCCCTGGTCAAGGTGATGGCCGTCGATGCCCCCGAGCCACAAGACGTTCGGCGACTGGGTTTCCTGGCCGGCCAAATCGCCGTCTAG
- a CDS encoding reverse transcriptase domain-containing protein encodes MLQAIWEPEFRDCSYGFRPGRSAHDALRRVAEVITNEQTQRVVEADIKGFFDHVSHDHLMRFLAHRIGDPNFLRIIRRFLKAGIMEDGVFTASDEGTPQGGLVSPVLANIYLHYVLDLWFEARYARQCQGKAYLIRYADDYIACFQYEEDAKGFHQAMKARLSAFDLEVEPSKTAILRFGSTALRIPAREGEPKTFSFLGFTHYVGRSRKGRFVVGRKTDGKRQRKKLKALNAKLKAMRSKGGTAMIAFLRRHLRGHIQYYGVSGNSRSVASYVYLASGYLFKWLNRRSQRRSLTWKRFGEAISPWLPTACIVHILYPVPKWKTQAGSRMV; translated from the coding sequence ATCCTGCAAGCCATCTGGGAACCGGAATTCCGCGACTGCTCTTACGGCTTTCGTCCGGGTCGAAGTGCCCACGACGCCCTGCGCCGGGTGGCGGAAGTCATCACGAACGAGCAGACGCAAAGGGTGGTGGAGGCCGACATCAAAGGCTTCTTTGACCACGTCAGCCACGACCACCTGATGCGGTTTCTGGCCCACCGGATAGGCGATCCGAATTTTCTGCGGATCATCCGCCGATTTCTCAAGGCAGGGATCATGGAAGATGGGGTGTTCACAGCCAGCGACGAAGGCACCCCGCAAGGCGGGCTGGTGTCCCCCGTGCTGGCGAACATCTACCTCCACTATGTACTGGACCTGTGGTTCGAGGCGCGCTATGCCCGGCAGTGTCAGGGCAAGGCGTACCTCATCCGCTATGCGGACGACTATATTGCCTGCTTCCAGTACGAAGAGGACGCCAAGGGCTTTCATCAAGCGATGAAAGCGCGCTTGAGCGCATTCGACCTGGAAGTCGAGCCCAGCAAGACGGCCATCCTGCGCTTCGGCAGCACCGCCCTGCGTATCCCTGCGCGGGAGGGAGAGCCGAAGACCTTCAGCTTTCTCGGCTTCACCCACTACGTGGGTCGCAGCCGGAAGGGCCGGTTTGTCGTTGGTCGCAAGACCGACGGCAAGCGACAGCGCAAGAAGCTCAAGGCGCTCAATGCCAAGCTGAAGGCCATGCGCAGCAAAGGAGGGACGGCGATGATTGCCTTCCTGCGGCGGCACCTACGGGGCCATATCCAGTATTACGGCGTCAGCGGCAACAGCCGGAGCGTGGCGAGCTATGTCTACCTCGCCTCCGGCTACCTGTTCAAGTGGCTGAACCGCCGTAGCCAGCGACGCTCGCTGACCTGGAAACGCTTCGGCGAGGCCATCAGTCCGTGGCTGCCGACCGCCTGCATCGTCCACATCCTCTACCCCGTGCCGAAGTGGAAGACTCAAGCTGGGAGCCGGATGGTGTAA
- a CDS encoding RNA-directed DNA polymerase produces MSTRLERFTQKARAEPQLRFTSLMGMLFDPEGLHASFERQDGSKAPGVDGVRKETYLQGLDERMADLSARLRRLGYRPKPARRTYIPKGAGRYRPLGVPSFEDRLVQDRLS; encoded by the coding sequence GTGAGCACACGACTCGAACGTTTCACACAAAAGGCGCGTGCCGAGCCGCAGTTGCGGTTCACGTCCCTGATGGGGATGCTGTTCGATCCCGAGGGGCTGCACGCCAGCTTCGAGCGCCAGGACGGAAGTAAGGCGCCCGGAGTGGATGGGGTAAGGAAGGAGACGTATTTACAGGGACTGGACGAGCGGATGGCGGACCTGTCGGCCCGCCTGCGCCGGCTGGGCTACCGGCCCAAACCGGCCCGGCGAACCTACATCCCCAAAGGGGCCGGTCGCTACCGCCCGCTGGGTGTCCCCAGCTTCGAGGATCGGTTGGTGCAGGACCGGCTGAGCTAA